The Juglans regia cultivar Chandler chromosome 1, Walnut 2.0, whole genome shotgun sequence nucleotide sequence aaGTTCATTCACTAATGGTcagattttgaaataaaagaaaaaaaaaattgcattaattATGGTTTTCGAAACAATAAACCATAAAAGCAAATGCAAGTTAATTCCTAGATACACAAGAAAAGACGAGTGATTTCGATCCATTTCTTGATCACCCACGTGAGCAGGATTCTAGAAAGCCTAATGAATTGTTTTCCGAGAAATAAGGGAACGGAAACTGTACGTAGCACTCCACGAATCCTTCTAGGCTAACAAAGCCGGGGTTTGGTTCGAAATACTACTTGAACTGGTCGATCTGTGAGGTGGGGAGGCCGGAGAGCCGCTTCTCAGAAAGCTGCCGCTTCTATTCACAGAGAGTAAAGAGCAGGAGCCCTTGGAATTGGATAACTTCTTCGAAATATTGAGCCTAGGGCTGGAGGAAGAAGCCATAGGAGGGCGTGATGATCTGTGACTCTGGCTCTCCCCTAATCCCACATAGCTTTTGCAAGACTTCAACTTCTTGTTGCAAGGGTGCTCGACCTTGACAAGATCCTCCATGCATTTCACGTTTGCTAGCGAAGTAAATGACCT carries:
- the LOC108988044 gene encoding uncharacterized protein LOC108988044, which encodes MRVSFSWMDCSAIIKQQSKHEMNMPEQGAQDHHHHHLDSSSSDQLETGSLNDLSSLLQQLPIKRGLSKHYEGKSRSFTSLANVKCMEDLVKVEHPCNKKLKSCKSYVGLGESQSHRSSRPPMASSSSPRLNISKKLSNSKGSCSLLSVNRSGSFLRSGSPASPPHRSTSSSSISNQTPALLA